The Melanotaenia boesemani isolate fMelBoe1 chromosome 11, fMelBoe1.pri, whole genome shotgun sequence genome includes the window GAATCCCCCTATATAGAGAACAACAGCTGAAAGTCATTATCAGGCAATCACATCAACTGACACAGAGCTGAAAGACTGTTAGAGCCACTTACCTCACAGGTATCGGCATTGTTTTTGCCATCTGATCCAGCACAAATCATGCTTTTGGTGATAACAGGATTGAGATTGTAATATTCTGGAGAGTTGCACTTTGTTCTGCTGATCACAGTCACATTGACAGACATCAGGACGTCCGACATTTTCTTGACCTTGTAGTCTGTTTTTCCCCATCCAGCCACCAGACAGCTGGTGCCGGCTGCTGGCTCTTTGACAACTTCACCCATCTTGAGAACGTCTACTGTTTTGGTTTTCTTCACTGGCTTGTCAAGCTGAATGAAcgaaagtgaaagaaaaattaatataaattctAACAGTCTTTAAGTTACATTTATGCCGTTTGTAAACTCAATAAGTGTGTGGCTTAAGggaatgatggatggaaataaataatgtacttatatattatttagctttctttctcagcttttttatttctggtttcAGTATAAATTTGAACTCCTGCATCCCAAACATATGGAACAAATGACATGAAACTACTTTCCTGTAATGCCACTGATGttaaaatgctatgcttagatccctcaCCACCTTACCTTGAGCAACATGAGGTCATTGACACGGTCAGCCTCATCAAAGCAGGGATGAGGAAAAGATTTCGTCACTTTTCGAACCTGCCTGGtatccttttcttcttttttgatgGAGTGTACCCCCAGCAATACTTTCTGAATGCTGCAAGGGCAGAAATACAACATAGTGTTAGAATTAACTGTAAGGTTCACAGGTTAGCATGTGTACAACAATACAGTGATTGTTTTTTAAGCTATCATATGTGAATTATTACAAATATAACacacaataaacaataatactGGGGTGGGATGTATTTTGAGTTTTCAGTAGTAGCACTggatggaaaaaatattttattggtttGAATGGCTATACAGTTAAATTACATCAGTCTAGTAGAAAAGGATTTTTTGCATGGGAATTTGCTATTTATAGATCTGTATTACATCTTCAGATAAAAGGGGTGCTGTCTCATTGTGCTATAAATAATtagacattttgtttacattgcaTAAGAATAGAATAAATTTAGCTCATGAACTCTCACTGGACTCTGTTGCATAACTGCAAATCTAAAGTTAAAGCTGTGATACAATTTTTTAGGGCTAAAGAGCAAATCGTGTCTGAAGCTCTGAGGTTTTTGTGGTTTCTTGAAGTGAGTGACATTTGTGCTCCGTTTTAGTCACGCACTTTTTTCATTCCTTTGCAGAAATCAACCTGAAGACGTGTCACTAACCAGAGTCTTATGTTGCTTGTATTAGATGTTCATGCAAGCAGTTTTAAACAACTGGCCTGTGCTCCACAAAGTGTTTCCATGTTTTAAAGTgacattcaaaagtttgggcaccTGGACTCACATTATTTAGTTAAGTGAGTAGAAGATGAACTAAGAATTTTAATAATGgatatagaaatattt containing:
- the LOC121649126 gene encoding granzyme A-like; the encoded protein is MFSLKGFIAFISYVFLLFVNSSLGSEIINGKEVKAHSMPFMALLETKVPECGGILIDPKWVLTAAHCTSIQKVLLGVHSIKKEEKDTRQVRKVTKSFPHPCFDEADRVNDLMLLKLDKPVKKTKTVDVLKMGEVVKEPAAGTSCLVAGWGKTDYKVKKMSDVLMSVNVTVISRTKCNSPEYYNLNPVITKSMICAGSDGKNNADTCEGDSGGPLLCNGALVGVTSFGPLKCGDRKKPGVYAFLTENQLNWIKKTMKGADMSPLFE